The following are encoded in a window of Mycobacteroides chelonae CCUG 47445 genomic DNA:
- a CDS encoding MBL fold metallo-hydrolase codes for MTSITIDDDYSGHLEPGTGVARRTVSGATIIKASVGPMDNNAYIVTCTNTGKSLLIDAANDAERLAALLDENAPDIELIVTTHQHFDHWQALEAIVQKTESRSAAHDLDAGPLPVPPTTLLAGGDSFDIGDLHFDVIHLRGHTPGSVALAFTADGVTHLFTGDSLFPGGVGKTFSPEDFDQLLDDVSERLFGAYPDSTVVYPGHGDDTTLGAERGSLGEWRERGW; via the coding sequence ATGACCTCCATCACCATCGACGACGACTACTCCGGCCATCTCGAGCCGGGTACTGGGGTTGCTCGTCGCACCGTGAGCGGCGCGACCATCATCAAGGCCTCGGTGGGGCCGATGGACAACAACGCATACATCGTCACGTGCACCAACACCGGCAAGTCGTTGCTGATTGACGCGGCCAACGATGCCGAGCGGTTGGCCGCCCTGCTGGACGAGAACGCCCCGGATATCGAGCTGATTGTCACCACGCATCAGCATTTCGATCACTGGCAGGCACTCGAGGCGATCGTCCAGAAGACCGAATCTCGCAGTGCTGCGCATGATTTAGATGCCGGACCGCTACCGGTACCGCCCACGACGCTGCTGGCCGGGGGCGACAGCTTCGACATCGGTGACCTGCATTTCGACGTGATCCACCTGCGCGGACACACTCCGGGCTCGGTGGCCCTGGCGTTCACCGCCGATGGCGTGACGCACCTCTTCACCGGGGATTCACTATTCCCGGGTGGTGTCGGAAAGACCTTCAGCCCCGAGGACTTCGACCAGCTGCTCGACGATGTCAGCGAGCGCCTCTTCGGCGCGTACCCCGACTCCACGGTCGTATACCCCGGACATGGAGACGACACCACGTTGGGCGCCGAGCGCGGATCGCTCGGCGAATGGCGCGAACGAGGCTGGTGA